The sequence CCATTCGAAAGCTTACAAACTCAAATATAATCAaaatcttttctaatcttgacaaaacacatatcatTGGCAAAGTCTGAGTCTCAAGGTTCCATATTTGGTGTCTGGTTTATgatggaagtgatatttggacagaaacTTACAGgagaaatgcattaaaaaacaatcaatggaaattgaatgacacccggtggctatttttggtatagcgcctaaacaaaatctcatgttGACTTAAATTTTTGTGGTAtcaaccatagacagtaaaagaaatggacacagcgaccccattgacgtctacggcgaaataatgaagtcaacctaggggcactcacttcctgatggctgagcgaactgcgcaggctcagactgagcttgacgacgtagatgtgacgtgagcctcctgtcggaccgctgtaggtcttctagtagatgtggaaagcgaaagctgaatcacgttgtttaaatattttctcccgttgcttttggctcactatgggcttctacccattcttcccccttgactttatcagactagtctccaggacatgtctccacgtccccccgactgtctcatagacagtaaaagattgcctgcgagcgtctcctcaggtctatacggtaatttctcaactgtgcgacagggtcgcgttggttatgacgcaatcgttagcctatttttacaaaaacagcttctgcggggcgatagtgtaagatacaaggtaatggagccttttatacattgtcgtgtttctttagaaataaacaatggacgaatggagtctttaaacgcctcagatgtaaagttattcactgtcaaagtgactcaaaaatgaatgggagtcaatgggatgctaacagcaggtgatggcttggttagcaatggcagcccctaggggtggaacgctttccgagcgctagattacccccttggtatcaacttcaaatttggaacacaacttggttagacatATGACTTTGGTTTTATTGTAACTTtagagtaaaaacattttttgagaaataggctatatatttatgtatagtgtatttttcattttcagtaAATTTTAACTTCCTTAACTTTTTCATTCTTTCATATTTTGAAATGCTTCAGCAATAATCTGGTTTTTGAATCAAGCTTTAAATCAAGACCAACCTCAAATCAATATTCCAAGGCGAATTACAGccctttaagtttggatagtccATTTTTATGACTATTCTAAAAAAGGGGGGTGACAATTAAGGGGTTAAAGGAACACGCCGACTTTTTAGgctttagcttattcactgtatccagagttagataagtctatgcataccattctcatctccaTACCTGCcataaccatagactgtaaaaaaataaataggccataactctgtctgacgcacacacctctagcctagcttagcacaaagactggaaaAATCCAAAATTTCCACCACAAATGCACAGCCTGACAGTCAATCAAATTTGATGACTGTAACTAACTTTTTaagttaattaataatttttttattttaattaatcttacaaaatgcatttatttattaaaaaatacaaactaTTTGATAAATTCTTATAAATACtacaaatgttattttttttattaaaatatatttaatataatatatttattaaaatgtaatgatgTATGTGTAAAATCTCCACATTTGTTGTCCATATtgctcagtaaaaaaaaaaagatagagATTGAAATGTTGCATTGTGGGAGTTTTGGAGTGAGATTTTCAAGCTGACAACAGGATGTGGCACATAGGGTGACCTTAAATTGCGACATCCAGCCACAGGCTCACAAAGAATAATGAAACCGGCAGCCCTAAAAGTGAAATGTAGTCAATAAATCACTTATGCATATGTTTGTGCTAGAGAAGTGTGCTATTGATTTAAGCCACGAGGATGTTACATTGATGATTTATGATGAGCTTAACGCTTTGTTTCTTTTTAGGATGTGGAATGACACGGATACTCTGCTAAATGATTCCTTTTCTTGTGCGTCCCCCTCTGTGGAGGGCTATCGCTATTTTGGCGTCCTCTTGGGATCAGCTGTGACCATAGTAGGAACCATAGGGAATATTCTGACGGTGCTCGCCTTTGCTACTGATGTCAACCTGAGGACACGTTTCAATGTACTCATAGTAAATCTCGCCTTCGCTGACCTCCTGTACTGCACCATGCTCCAACCGGTCAGTGTTGACTCATATCTGCACCTGCACTGGAGGGGCGGAGCCACATGGTGCCAGATGTTTGGACTCCTACTGTTCCTGTCCAACAGCGTGTCCATTATTACATTATGCCTCATCGCTATGAGCCGTTACCTGGTTGTCGCGCATCGCACTACTAGCTGTGCCCGTCTGCTCCTGTCCCACCGTGGAGTGGCGGTGCTCCTCATCTCCTCATGGGTACTGGGTCTGGCCAGTTTCGCCCCACTTTGGCCCGTCTACGTGTTCGCCCCACAAGTGTGCACCTGCAGTTTTCACCGCACTAAGGGCCGGCCTTACACCACCGTGCTGCTTTTTATGTACTTCTTCCTGGGCCTGGGTTGTGTGGGTCTTTTCTACTTTCTTATCTACCGTAAAGTGAGCGTAGCCGCCAAGGCTTTCCTGAAGTACAGGCCCAGTCGTCACTCATCAAAACGCAAGCGGGCTGAAGCCGAAGGGACGACAGACGACAGCGGGATCAGTGCCTCAGCGACTCAAAGCTGTGAGATCAGCAATGATGAGGCGGGAGCAGAGCAGCAGAAGAACAGAGCGCAAGAAGGCCAGACAACCACACAAGAGTCAAAAAACACCATAAGTACTATTCAAAGTACCTCAAAAGAGGTAGAAACAACTGCTAAACCAGCTCCGGTAGCAATCCAGGTCACTCCAGCTGCCAACTCAGGAGAGGACAATGAATTTAAACGTGTGACTCGGATGTGTTTCACAGTCTTTTTGTGTTTTGTCGGCTGCTTTGCACCATTTCTGCTGCTAAATGTTGCCGATAAGGCAAATCGTGCACCACAGGTCATTCATATGTTTTGTGCAAACCTCACTTGGTTAAACAGTTGCATCAACCCTTTGTTGTATGCAGCCATGAACCGGCAGTTTAACCAAGCCTACAAAGACCTGCTTAGCAAAGCTGTGCTTCCACTAACCTGGATATGGAGAACCCGTTGGTTCCCAACAAGATAGGCAATAATGAAGAACGGTAGGCTACTGCAAGGCTACTGCAAGGCTAGGCCTACTGCAATATTACCGAAATCTACTGCTTTTTAGGTGATCTTTCTCTGTATATGATCAGTGACTGTACATATTATGAGAAATATGAAGATGCATTCATTGCACATTTATTCTATGGAGAACATCACAGTTCTCAGgtttttatttgttcatttcCAACAGCTgtgtattttttgtatttttttattgtgttttattgTGCTGTGTATTTTCTTGTATTGTTTTTCCATTTACTTAATATATTTTCAGATAGCTTGTGATTTTAAATTTAGCTAGTCTTTGACTATAGATCATGGTCCGTGAGCATTTCTTTTTCAAGCACTGGAATTTTCCAGCTCTATAACAAGATCGGAAATAAAACGTCAAGTGGCTTTTCACTGTTAAATCACATCATTTCTCTGtttcatttcctcttttttctgATTGTACATAGGCAGTAAAAATATTGTGTGCCACCACAGGAATGATTCATAATGACATAAATAACATTTGTCAGCTCACGCACAAATGAACGTGGAAATATTAAGTGGTGTGATGGAGAAAACAAGAACAGACATGCCTCACTGCCTCATTTATTACCTCATATATGAAACCACGCAAGTTTCTTAAGTCCTCTTTTGGTTCCTGTGGTGGTTCGATATATAAATTGTGCAAGCTGGACCACTAGCATATAAATAAAGAGGTTGAAATTCTATATTTATcgttttaaatgattatttttgCTATTCCTCCAAATGTTGGTTGATCTGTAATGTGTGTTGCACATCTTATCAGTGTTCTacaataaaaagaaaagaaaataacttgtgtatttagatttttgtgaacTGCTTCTTTTGAAATAGAGTATGGACTTGAAGCTGCTTGCTAACGAAAATCAAAAGTCCTGAAGTCAAAGTATTTCCCGATCCCATTTGTTTTCTCTTCATTTTCCTGGTTCAGACCAAAAGTAAAGCAAATAATACTTTTCTACATTTGTAAtgatctatttttattttatagtttttttatttgaaacattACACTTTGTGTTGCCattagattagctcaagaacagtgcgtacaCTGAAAAAAGTGTAGGATTTACATTATTTAGGCCTAATTGTGTACATCGGTCCCACATGAATGAATTGcattaaacaaacatttttttttcatgtaacttcaacatcatggaatgaatacattttaagggACTCAGTTAAGTAGTTTCAAAGTAAATTTTATATGACTCCCTGTCATGATTCAGACATTCAATTGCATTTACTTAAATGTTACACAACTGAATTATAATCCTACACTAGCTAGTTGACAAACGTTTAGCTAGGAATAGCACACATTAGCACTTTAAATGCTAAGCATTAAAAGCTCCTTCACCAAAGCCATTATGACATTAGTTATATTAGTCCACAGTCTAAGCAAATGCTCCACTTATAATTAACCcacaataatttaaattgttctaataattccaacataattgaatattaaactCTAATCAAGTCTCCCCGTTTctcattttgctcaaaaatacattaaaaaacacttttacatataaaaaaacaacatttgcaaTCATGCTATATGGAACTAACAAGCCCCGCCCAGTTTCAAttaatttcaattaaaacacaaacggattaagtttgacttcaatttgacttgtatttaagtggattgaacacaatcaaattaagtttggacaaaatgtatagcaattgtgttgctttagctcattttaattaagcaatttgaacaagcagtataaatctttttttttcagtgtagagagcttcatggaatgggtttgcATGGCCGAGTAGCTGCATTACATcaccttacatcaccaagtgcagtGCAAAGCGTTGGATCTGGAGTTCTCCGGAGTGAACAATCACGCATAATATTTTAATACTTCAttattcaaaaaataataatgaaagcatttcaaCTGATAATTTTAAACTGATCTCACAAGGGGATTGTTTAAGGATCCTTGCcatgaaccccccccccccaaaaaaaaaaacaaaacaaaacaaacaaacatagaaAATCTTGGAAATTCATAAGCAATTAACATACATTTCAGTTTGATGGCTTAAGCCTATATCAATAAAATCAATCTCAGTGAACCTGCATATTAtatcatatatttttaaaaatagatttttaatagtttttattgGTAAAGAAGTTAAcagcattgtaaaaaaaaaggaggggggggggggggtaaatctCAGTCAAATTAAAAGGTGCTTAATCTAGTGACTTCTGAATCAACtgctttacttttttttttttttttactatatcaCTAAGTTACATCAAGGGTTAAATAAAATGGTACAGGTAACTACATGATAAAACCATGTGTATGTGTTTACGTATGCTGTGCAGGTCTGCTTGGTATAAAGAATGTTTTTGCTCAGGTGACCAAAATGTCAGCCCAACAAAGAAATGTTTTACCCACtgagaaaataaattaaagggaACATTTGttgcaggtttcaaacagagatggcgacaaagaggccAAACTTATaaactgcagctttaaaaagtCATAATCCACATATACGTAGTGTatatgtaatgtgtgtgtgcagtggaACAAGTGACAGATCTAATTTTGGCCCTGTGAAAGAGAACAGATACTAGTTATACCAActtaaatattatataccaATTTAAATATCTTTGGAATATATCATCTCTCAATTATGGGCCTTTAAAACTGTCTGCCTGAGATAAGTGTCatggttttcaatttaaaaaaaaatacaatatgaCAGCCTTATATCTCTCATTAGACATTTTAATGGGGAACATTGTACCATTGTTAACACATTTCAGTCTGGCTCGCAGACAAAACAAACTACAGTATGGTTTATTTTCTTGGACAATGACAGTGCAACATAAAACATGGTTTCATGCATTCAAAACGAAGTCTACAAATTCCAAACAGAAGTGCTCATTGTGAATAATTCAGCATGATAAAAAGGTCATGGAGACTTGGTCATTtcagtgaaaaaaaagaaagaaaaagaaacattttGGACCATTTCCCCTCTAAAGCATTTCAGACAGTGTCCAATCTTCTTCGGTACCCAACATATTCAGCTGGAGGAACACATGCCATACGTTTTATCTGTAAAAATTGTTACataaattaatcatttaatttaGCAAGAAATCAGACGCATTTTGTTCTTACAAATATCCactcaaataatttttttctgtcatcaAACAACATAGTGCTACTATCCGTATAATAATACAATCAGTctaattctgatttttttttttttaaagatattgcAAAGAAACGAAAAACAAATATAAAGTTTTTTCTCCAGCAAGATAAAGCACAAAGGAATCTGCAGGTACTTTCCTAATCTCAATAGTGGTTATACAAAATGGACTAAAAGGTGCCTTGTATCCGAGAGTAAAACAACATATCCTGTGCATTAGACATTCAtgattttaaatgaaatataagATATAATAGAATTTAGTGCAATTTCAGGCTTTCATTAGCAAATATTCCCAATAGATGCAACAAGAATAACCTTATTTTATAAGAATATTAAAAGACTACAATAATAGTATTGTCAACATTGGTGCCTTTAAATGTAATTGATAACATTTAATCCAAGCACTGTATCTCTTTTAAGGTGCTCTTTGAAAAAGCAAAGACATTTTTCATGCGTTTTAAAACGTTTTAAGACGTTCACTGCTTACTTGGAGAGTTTGTTCtattcataaatacacacagacaacaGATATGCTTTGCTGTTGATGAGATGCCTGATTCACATTACTTAAGGTGTTTGACACATAAATGAAGTGTATCGCTTTCACAATCAAATTTTCTCTCCAGTAAGGTCCAGTTAATTAGATTAGAAGAATAAAAATGATCCTTTCAACCTGCATAAAAGGTGATCACTCATTTAGATCATAAAAGCATGATCAATACTTAAAGCAAATAgtagaaatgtgtttttgtttgttttcattttttacataaaaagtaAACCCTTTAATCTCGAATCTAATGTACTATTCATTATATAGGGACTAATATTTAGTAGCAGCTTACAAATGGTAGGGTCAGATAACATGACCTCATTCCAATTTTTTTGGGACTTGGATGGGCATCTAAGCCTAGTCAAAGGCTTTACTCTGAGAATAGACACACAAGCAACAGATAAATGGGTGAGCAGATATACAGATTTACACATTAAATGGATGGAGTAATAATGAAATCAGCAAAGAAAATGAAGTAATGCGCCAAGTATTGATACTTATTTACTACATAAATCAGAACTATGGAAATCACTACATGGCTTGACGAATCTACACTTTAGCTAACCTCATGTGCCAAGGATCAAATTCAGGGGGTCAGTGGCATGTTAGGATAGCCAAGCTCTTGAAAACCATGGATGCAGTTGTCTGGTGTATAATGGTCTGTGCT is a genomic window of Pseudorasbora parva isolate DD20220531a chromosome 12, ASM2467924v1, whole genome shotgun sequence containing:
- the gpr84 gene encoding G-protein coupled receptor 84 isoform X2 encodes the protein MTYRMWNDTDTLLNDSFSCASPSVEGYRYFGVLLGSAVTIVGTIGNILTVLAFATDVNLRTRFNVLIVNLAFADLLYCTMLQPVSVDSYLHLHWRGGATWCQMFGLLLFLSNSVSIITLCLIAMSRYLVVAHRTTSCARLLLSHRGVAVLLISSWVLGLASFAPLWPVYVFAPQVCTCSFHRTKGRPYTTVLLFMYFFLGLGCVGLFYFLIYRKVSVAAKAFLKYRPSRHSSKRKRAEAEGTTDDSGISASATQSCEISNDEAGAEQQKNRAQEGQTTTQESKNTISTIQSTSKEVETTAKPAPVAIQVTPAANSGEDNEFKRVTRMCFTVFLCFVGCFAPFLLLNVADKANRAPQVIHMFCANLTWLNSCINPLLYAAMNRQFNQAYKDLLSKAVLPLTWIWRTRWFPTR
- the gpr84 gene encoding G-protein coupled receptor 84 isoform X1, whose amino-acid sequence is MNATAVSRMWNDTDTLLNDSFSCASPSVEGYRYFGVLLGSAVTIVGTIGNILTVLAFATDVNLRTRFNVLIVNLAFADLLYCTMLQPVSVDSYLHLHWRGGATWCQMFGLLLFLSNSVSIITLCLIAMSRYLVVAHRTTSCARLLLSHRGVAVLLISSWVLGLASFAPLWPVYVFAPQVCTCSFHRTKGRPYTTVLLFMYFFLGLGCVGLFYFLIYRKVSVAAKAFLKYRPSRHSSKRKRAEAEGTTDDSGISASATQSCEISNDEAGAEQQKNRAQEGQTTTQESKNTISTIQSTSKEVETTAKPAPVAIQVTPAANSGEDNEFKRVTRMCFTVFLCFVGCFAPFLLLNVADKANRAPQVIHMFCANLTWLNSCINPLLYAAMNRQFNQAYKDLLSKAVLPLTWIWRTRWFPTR